One region of Polynucleobacter sp. SHI8 genomic DNA includes:
- the maiA gene encoding maleylacetoacetate isomerase: MKLYSFFRSGTSHRLRIALNLKGVQAEYIPVDLRTEEHLGEVFKAINPQGFVPALVDDQLVLTQSPAIIEWLEEAYPEPALLPADLNHRAYVRALAAIVGCDMHPLNNRRVLERLRLEMGQDQEAIQTWCTTWLKDGFDAFEALLKGRQLSGTFCYGDQPSIADVYLVAQIEGARRFKVDISAWPIIAKIEQSCMALEAFKKAAPMQQIDAA, encoded by the coding sequence ATGAAACTTTATAGTTTTTTTCGCAGTGGTACATCTCATCGACTGCGTATTGCCCTTAATTTAAAAGGCGTTCAGGCAGAATATATTCCAGTTGATCTGCGTACGGAAGAGCATTTAGGTGAAGTCTTTAAGGCAATTAATCCACAGGGCTTTGTGCCCGCATTAGTTGATGATCAGCTTGTACTTACCCAATCACCAGCAATCATAGAGTGGTTAGAGGAAGCTTATCCTGAGCCAGCCTTACTGCCGGCAGATCTTAACCATCGAGCATATGTTCGTGCTTTAGCGGCTATCGTTGGTTGTGATATGCACCCTCTCAATAATCGCCGGGTTCTTGAACGACTACGTCTCGAGATGGGGCAGGATCAAGAGGCAATTCAAACATGGTGTACGACTTGGCTCAAAGATGGTTTTGATGCCTTTGAAGCGCTTTTAAAAGGTCGTCAACTGTCCGGAACTTTCTGTTACGGTGATCAGCCTTCAATTGCTGATGTTTATCTGGTTGCCCAAATAGAAGGTGCCAGACGATTTAAGGTTGATATTTCAGCTTGGCCAATCATTGCCAAGATTGAGCAGAGCTGTATGGCTCTCGAAGCCTTTAAAAAAGCAGCACCGATGCAACAAATCGATGCTGCTTAA
- a CDS encoding 3-hydroxybenzoate 6-monooxygenase, whose product MNQPKHSFPIIVAGGGIGGLAAALALTRQGFRVKVLEKSPELGEIGAGVQFGPNAFAALDALGVGEKGRARAVYTDDMVMHDCIDESIVGKIETGQEFLEYFGNPYAVCHRADVHMSLLEGARETDRIEVLTATEVVRVEQDDKGVTVFDQHGQGHMGLALIGADGVKSSVREQYVGDEARISGHVVYRAVVDKEDFPQNLAWNSASIWVGPNHHLVHYPLRGGKQFNVVVTFHSREKEAWSVTEGSKSEVETYFQGISPKARQLIDLPKSWKRWATVDREPIGQWSFGRVTLLGDAAHVTLQYLAQGACMAIEDAVTLGEAIKKCGTIDNLDFEKAFDLYQRSRITRTARIVLSSREMGRIYHAQGVERLVRNDLWKNKTQAEFYRSIEWLYGWKVDNCLAE is encoded by the coding sequence ATGAATCAACCCAAGCACTCTTTCCCCATTATTGTTGCAGGTGGTGGTATCGGTGGTTTAGCTGCTGCTTTGGCTTTAACTCGTCAAGGATTTCGAGTCAAGGTATTAGAAAAATCTCCAGAGCTCGGAGAAATTGGAGCGGGAGTGCAATTTGGTCCCAACGCCTTTGCTGCTCTCGATGCTTTAGGTGTAGGAGAAAAGGGCCGCGCTCGAGCCGTATATACCGATGATATGGTGATGCATGACTGTATTGATGAAAGTATCGTGGGTAAGATCGAAACGGGCCAAGAATTTTTAGAGTACTTTGGCAATCCTTATGCAGTGTGTCATCGTGCTGATGTGCACATGTCATTGCTTGAGGGGGCAAGAGAAACTGATCGAATTGAAGTTCTGACAGCAACCGAAGTGGTGCGAGTAGAGCAGGATGATAAGGGTGTGACAGTTTTTGATCAGCATGGTCAGGGGCATATGGGTTTAGCTCTTATTGGCGCAGATGGAGTGAAGTCTTCTGTTCGAGAGCAATATGTGGGAGATGAGGCTCGTATTTCAGGGCATGTGGTCTACCGTGCTGTGGTCGATAAAGAAGACTTTCCACAAAATCTAGCATGGAATTCTGCAAGTATTTGGGTTGGTCCGAATCATCACTTAGTTCATTATCCTCTTCGAGGTGGGAAGCAATTTAACGTCGTTGTGACTTTTCATAGTCGTGAAAAAGAGGCGTGGAGTGTTACCGAAGGAAGCAAGTCTGAAGTGGAGACCTATTTCCAAGGTATATCGCCCAAAGCCCGACAACTCATAGATTTACCAAAAAGTTGGAAGCGTTGGGCTACAGTGGACCGTGAGCCTATTGGACAGTGGAGCTTTGGTCGTGTGACACTCTTGGGAGATGCAGCCCATGTGACCTTACAGTATTTGGCGCAAGGTGCTTGTATGGCGATTGAGGATGCGGTGACATTGGGTGAAGCAATTAAAAAATGTGGCACCATAGATAATCTAGATTTTGAAAAAGCATTTGATTTATATCAACGCTCTAGAATTACAAGAACCGCTAGAATTGTTTTGTCATCTAGAGAGATGGGCAGAATTTATCATGCACAAGGTGTTGAGCGTTTGGTGCGAAATGATTTATGGAAAAACAAAACCCAAGCAGAATTCTATCGCTCGATTGAGTGGTTATATGGTTGGAAAGTAGATAATTGCCTCGCAGAATAA
- a CDS encoding cupin domain-containing protein: MSELGKLEDLPQEYRDALTKLNLVPLWPSLRGVMPANKPRPHTVPTLWKYQDIKPLLLQAGELTPIEKAERRVLVLANPGHTLEKMQASPAMYLGMQLLLPGEWAASHRHTPNAIRMIVEGEGAYTTVEGEKCYMSRGDLILTPTGLWHEHGHDGKDPVVWLDVLDLPLAYYLEVSYHNDGVKQDNVNESTETFYTTGGVVPSPMFERSKKQYPMYRYPWTHVRKTLENMAQVQPQVEMVSVTYVNPETGDDAENILGFYAMMLRPNQTIQLPVRSPSIVFHVIEGACDIQVEATNYPLQQADTCCAPGYTPVTLKNTLNQPTFLFMTDETPLHRKLGVFENRSKK, encoded by the coding sequence ATGAGTGAACTCGGAAAATTAGAAGATTTGCCACAAGAATATCGAGATGCTTTAACCAAACTCAATCTGGTCCCCTTGTGGCCAAGTTTGCGCGGTGTGATGCCAGCCAATAAACCTCGTCCCCATACAGTCCCAACGCTTTGGAAATATCAAGATATCAAACCCCTGCTGTTGCAAGCTGGAGAATTAACACCGATTGAAAAAGCAGAGCGTCGTGTCTTGGTCTTAGCTAATCCAGGCCATACTTTAGAGAAAATGCAAGCAAGTCCTGCCATGTATTTGGGTATGCAATTGTTATTGCCAGGTGAATGGGCAGCCTCACATCGACACACCCCAAACGCTATTCGGATGATTGTAGAGGGTGAGGGTGCTTATACCACCGTTGAAGGTGAAAAGTGTTACATGAGTCGTGGTGATTTGATATTGACACCAACCGGATTATGGCATGAGCATGGTCACGACGGTAAAGATCCGGTTGTTTGGTTAGATGTACTGGATTTACCCCTTGCATATTACCTAGAAGTCTCTTATCACAACGATGGCGTGAAGCAAGACAATGTCAACGAATCCACAGAAACTTTTTATACAACGGGCGGTGTTGTACCTTCACCGATGTTTGAGCGTTCTAAAAAACAATATCCGATGTATCGTTATCCATGGACGCATGTGCGTAAAACATTAGAAAATATGGCTCAAGTTCAGCCCCAAGTTGAAATGGTTTCGGTCACGTATGTCAATCCAGAGACTGGTGATGATGCGGAAAATATTTTAGGCTTTTACGCCATGATGTTACGTCCTAACCAAACGATTCAATTACCAGTCAGATCACCCTCGATTGTGTTTCATGTGATTGAAGGAGCATGTGATATTCAAGTAGAAGCAACAAACTATCCTCTGCAACAAGCTGATACATGCTGTGCGCCGGGTTATACCCCTGTGACATTAAAAAACACTTTAAATCAGCCAACATTTTTATTTATGACTGACGAAACGCCACTGCATCGTAAATTAGGTGTTTTTGAGAATCGCTCTAAAAAATAA